A single genomic interval of Litoreibacter ponti harbors:
- a CDS encoding SufE family protein, whose translation MAQESFEEIVETFEFLDDWEDRYRHVIDMGKAMDPLDDALKVPATKVDGCASQVWLHPKIEDGVFTFEGESDAMIVRGLIAVLKGLYSGLPVAEVGRVDAVAELGRLGLNEHLSAQRSNGVRAMVDRIRTVAASA comes from the coding sequence ATGGCGCAGGAAAGCTTTGAAGAGATTGTCGAAACCTTCGAGTTTCTCGACGACTGGGAGGACCGCTACCGCCATGTCATCGACATGGGCAAGGCGATGGACCCGCTCGACGACGCGTTGAAAGTGCCGGCCACCAAGGTGGATGGCTGTGCGAGCCAGGTCTGGCTGCACCCCAAGATCGAGGATGGCGTCTTCACGTTTGAAGGCGAAAGCGACGCGATGATCGTGCGCGGGCTGATCGCGGTGCTCAAGGGGCTCTATTCCGGTCTGCCCGTGGCCGAGGTCGGCCGCGTCGATGCTGTGGCCGAGCTTGGCCGTCTGGGCCTGAACGAGCATCTCTCGGCCCAACGCTCCAACGGCGTGCGCGCCATGGTCGACCGCATTCGCACCGTCGCCGCGAGCGCGTAA
- a CDS encoding DUF1638 domain-containing protein: MIPDDATLRDAGLVPNGPGRVLLLACGALAREILALKDANGWDHMTLACLPAILHNTPDKIVPAVREAVEKHRETYQTIFVVYADCGTGGLLKAACDEMGVEMVEGPHCYSFFEGNAAFAARDEFTAFYLTDFLVRQFDAFVTKPLGLDRHPELRDMYFAHYEKLVYQAQTCDPALEAKARDCARALGLDYEYRFTGYGDLETALAAQS; the protein is encoded by the coding sequence ATGATCCCTGACGACGCCACCCTGCGCGATGCTGGGCTCGTCCCTAATGGGCCCGGTCGGGTTCTGCTGCTGGCCTGCGGGGCCTTGGCGCGCGAGATTTTGGCGCTCAAGGACGCGAATGGCTGGGACCACATGACGCTCGCCTGCCTGCCCGCGATCCTGCACAACACGCCTGACAAGATCGTGCCTGCCGTGCGGGAGGCGGTGGAGAAGCATCGCGAGACCTACCAGACGATCTTCGTGGTCTATGCCGATTGCGGCACCGGCGGGCTGCTCAAAGCCGCCTGCGACGAGATGGGGGTCGAGATGGTCGAAGGCCCGCATTGCTACAGCTTCTTCGAGGGCAACGCGGCCTTCGCCGCGCGCGACGAGTTCACCGCGTTTTACCTCACGGATTTTCTGGTGCGCCAGTTTGATGCGTTCGTCACCAAGCCCCTGGGGCTCGACCGGCATCCAGAGCTGCGCGACATGTATTTCGCGCATTACGAAAAGCTGGTCTACCAGGCGCAGACCTGCGACCCGGCGCTCGAGGCCAAAGCGCGGGACTGCGCCCGCGCACTTGGGCTCGACTACGAGTACCGTTTTACCGGCTACGGGGATCTGGAAACCGCGCTTGCCGCTCAGAGCTAG
- a CDS encoding glutathione S-transferase family protein: MRLHLAKGTIALAAHIALEESGLAFDLVWVDFATGEQRTEAYLAINPKGRVPALETDHGILTETSAMLGLIAEMAPEAGLMPGDMWARAKVAELHLFLAATMHVNHAHKMRGSRWADDPAAHKAMQAKVTENMTDNAALIERDYLRGPWVLGAQYSTADIYLYTIARWLEGDGVDLAPFPTLRAHMGAMEARPAVEKAIALHI, from the coding sequence ATGCGCCTGCATCTTGCCAAAGGCACCATCGCGCTGGCAGCGCATATCGCGCTTGAGGAAAGCGGGCTTGCATTTGATCTGGTCTGGGTGGACTTCGCCACGGGCGAGCAGCGAACGGAGGCTTATCTGGCGATCAACCCGAAGGGCCGTGTGCCCGCGCTGGAGACGGATCACGGCATCCTGACCGAGACCTCCGCCATGTTGGGGCTGATCGCCGAGATGGCGCCGGAGGCTGGCTTGATGCCGGGCGACATGTGGGCCCGTGCCAAGGTGGCGGAGCTGCACCTGTTTCTCGCCGCGACCATGCATGTGAACCACGCCCACAAGATGCGCGGCAGCCGCTGGGCGGATGATCCGGCGGCGCATAAGGCGATGCAGGCGAAGGTGACGGAGAACATGACCGACAATGCCGCGCTGATCGAGCGCGACTACCTGCGCGGACCATGGGTGCTCGGCGCGCAGTATTCGACGGCGGACATTTACCTCTACACTATCGCCCGCTGGCTGGAGGGCGACGGGGTCGATCTGGCCCCCTTCCCCACGCTGCGCGCGCATATGGGCGCGATGGAGGCCCGGCCCGCGGTCGAAAAAGCCATCGCTTTGCATATATAG
- a CDS encoding corrinoid protein has product MSDEEDDIILSELDDEELVAQMFDDLYDGLKEEVEEGTNILLERGWQPYDVLTKALVGGMTIVGNDFRDGILFVPEVLLAANAMKGGMAILKPLLAETGAPRMGKMVIGTVKGDIHDIGKNLVSMMMEGAGFEIVDLGINNAVEAYLEALETEQPDILGMSALLTTTMPYMKVVIDTMVEKGIRDDYTVLVGGAPLNEEFGKAIGADAYCRDAAVAVETAKEFMARKHNQLAAG; this is encoded by the coding sequence ATGTCTGACGAAGAAGACGATATCATCCTCTCCGAGCTCGACGATGAAGAGCTTGTCGCGCAGATGTTCGACGACCTCTATGACGGCCTGAAAGAGGAAGTCGAAGAGGGCACGAACATCCTGCTGGAGCGCGGCTGGCAGCCCTATGATGTGCTGACCAAGGCGCTGGTGGGCGGCATGACCATCGTCGGCAACGACTTCCGCGACGGCATCCTGTTCGTGCCGGAAGTGCTGCTGGCGGCCAACGCGATGAAGGGCGGCATGGCGATCCTGAAGCCGCTGCTGGCCGAGACCGGCGCGCCGCGCATGGGCAAGATGGTGATCGGCACCGTGAAGGGTGACATCCACGACATTGGCAAGAACCTGGTGTCGATGATGATGGAGGGCGCGGGCTTCGAGATCGTCGATCTTGGGATCAACAACGCGGTCGAGGCCTACCTCGAGGCGCTCGAGACCGAGCAGCCGGATATCCTGGGCATGTCCGCCCTGCTGACCACCACGATGCCCTACATGAAGGTGGTGATCGACACGATGGTCGAGAAGGGCATCCGGGACGACTACACCGTGCTGGTGGGCGGTGCACCGCTGAACGAAGAGTTCGGCAAAGCCATCGGCGCCGACGCCTATTGTCGCGACGCGGCCGTGGCGGTAGAGACCGCGAAAGAGTTCATGGCCCGCAAGCATAACCAGCTGGCCGCAGGCTGA
- a CDS encoding PA0069 family radical SAM protein produces the protein MQQGDFIHRDQRRGRAAASNRTNRFESLTKTAIDDGWDIVEELPVLRTEVRDETITRIISRNSSPDLGFDRSINPYRGCEHGCIYCFARPSHAYLGLSPGLDFETQLIARPGAAARLEAELRNPRYRPKLIAIGTNTDAYQPIERDRAIMREILEVLSSFRHPVGIVTKGALIERDIDILAEMASAGLARVGVSVTTLDPRIARVMEPRVPSPARRLKVIERLSRAGIPVRVMASPIIPGLTDPEIEAIVQAGADAGATAASGIGLRLPREVAPLFRDWLEEHFPMRAARVMARVREMHGGKDYDPSFGTRLTGTGIYAQLLRDRFKRAARAAGLAADLAPLRCDLFTRPVRSGDQMSLF, from the coding sequence ATGCAGCAGGGCGACTTCATCCACAGGGATCAGCGGCGGGGCAGGGCGGCGGCCAGCAACCGGACGAACCGCTTTGAATCCTTGACAAAAACCGCCATCGACGACGGCTGGGATATCGTCGAAGAGCTGCCCGTCCTGCGCACGGAAGTGCGCGACGAGACGATCACCAGGATCATCTCGCGCAACAGCTCGCCCGATCTGGGGTTTGACCGCTCGATCAACCCCTATCGCGGCTGCGAGCATGGCTGCATCTACTGTTTTGCGCGGCCCAGCCACGCCTATCTTGGCCTGTCGCCCGGCCTTGATTTCGAGACGCAGCTGATCGCGCGCCCCGGTGCGGCCGCCCGGCTGGAGGCGGAGCTGCGCAATCCGCGCTACCGGCCCAAGCTGATCGCCATCGGCACCAACACCGACGCCTATCAACCGATCGAGCGCGACCGCGCGATCATGCGCGAGATCCTCGAGGTGCTGTCCTCCTTTCGCCATCCCGTGGGGATCGTCACCAAGGGCGCGCTGATCGAGCGCGACATCGACATCCTGGCAGAAATGGCCTCCGCCGGGCTTGCGCGCGTCGGCGTGTCGGTGACGACGCTGGACCCCAGGATTGCGCGGGTGATGGAGCCGCGCGTGCCGTCGCCCGCCCGCCGTCTCAAGGTGATCGAGCGGCTGTCGCGCGCGGGCATCCCGGTGCGCGTCATGGCCTCGCCGATCATTCCCGGCCTCACCGACCCGGAGATCGAGGCGATCGTGCAGGCCGGGGCCGATGCGGGGGCGACGGCCGCCTCGGGCATCGGCTTGCGTCTGCCGCGCGAGGTAGCCCCGCTGTTTCGCGACTGGCTCGAGGAGCACTTCCCGATGCGCGCCGCCCGTGTCATGGCGCGGGTGCGCGAGATGCACGGGGGCAAGGATTACGACCCAAGCTTCGGCACGCGGCTCACGGGTACGGGCATCTACGCCCAGCTGCTGCGCGACCGCTTCAAGCGGGCCGCGCGCGCGGCGGGGCTTGCGGCGGACCTTGCGCCGTTGCGCTGCGACCTCTTCACGCGGCCTGTCCGGTCGGGGGATCAAATGAGCCTCTTTTGA
- the bmt gene encoding betaine--homocysteine S-methyltransferase — MPSPDALTQLLATRDWLLADGATGTQLFNMGLSSGDAPELWNVDQPEKITRLYSEAVEAGSDLFLTNTFGGNASRLKLHDAQSRVHELNKAGAEIGRAVADKAGRPVIVAGSMGPTGDIMAPMGTLTHELAVEMFHEQAEGLKAGGADVLWSETISAPEELKAASEAAKLADMPWCATMSFDTAGRTMMGLTSKALAQLARRLPQKPLAFGANCGVGASDLLRTILGFEDANAPIIAKGNAGIPKFHNGHIHYDGTPELMAEYACLARDAGATIIGGCCGTTPEHLSQMRAALESRPKGPRPSLAAIEAALGGFSSDSDGTDGNAPQARRTRRRARV; from the coding sequence ATGCCCTCTCCCGATGCTTTGACGCAACTTCTGGCCACCCGCGATTGGCTTCTGGCCGATGGTGCCACCGGCACACAGCTATTCAATATGGGGCTGAGTTCCGGCGACGCGCCTGAGCTATGGAATGTGGATCAGCCCGAGAAGATCACGCGGCTCTATTCCGAGGCGGTCGAGGCGGGCTCGGACCTGTTCCTGACCAACACCTTCGGCGGCAACGCCTCGCGCCTGAAGCTGCATGATGCACAATCGCGGGTCCATGAGCTGAACAAGGCGGGCGCCGAGATCGGCCGCGCGGTGGCCGACAAGGCGGGTCGCCCGGTCATTGTCGCGGGCTCCATGGGGCCGACGGGCGACATCATGGCGCCGATGGGCACCCTGACCCACGAGCTGGCGGTCGAGATGTTTCACGAGCAGGCCGAGGGGCTGAAAGCGGGCGGCGCGGATGTGCTGTGGTCGGAGACGATATCCGCCCCCGAAGAGCTGAAGGCGGCCTCGGAGGCCGCGAAGCTGGCCGACATGCCGTGGTGCGCGACGATGAGCTTTGATACCGCCGGGCGCACGATGATGGGCTTGACCTCCAAGGCGCTGGCGCAGCTGGCGCGGCGGTTGCCGCAAAAGCCATTGGCCTTCGGCGCGAATTGCGGGGTCGGCGCGTCGGACTTGCTGCGCACGATCCTGGGGTTCGAGGACGCAAACGCGCCGATCATCGCCAAGGGCAATGCGGGCATTCCCAAGTTTCACAATGGTCATATCCACTATGACGGCACACCCGAGCTCATGGCGGAGTATGCCTGCCTGGCGCGCGACGCGGGCGCCACGATAATCGGCGGCTGCTGCGGCACGACGCCAGAGCATCTGAGCCAGATGCGCGCGGCGCTGGAGAGCCGGCCCAAAGGCCCCCGCCCGTCTCTGGCCGCGATTGAAGCGGCCTTGGGCGGGTTTTCGTCCGACAGCGACGGCACCGATGGCAACGCGCCGCAAGCGCGGCGCACGCGACGGCGCGCGCGCGTCTGA
- a CDS encoding phosphatidylglycerol lysyltransferase domain-containing protein yields the protein MFTHNMDPARRRLWQGLRQAGLVAASGAALWLLARELAEVDPAAVLTLVAHFPPLVWASAALFTAISLMAVGGYDVAVARWMGLPLRRRDAFAIGWKATAIAQTLGFGLFTGALVRWRLLGQESGLNLWQATKITMTVTACFFGGWVIVASIAALCAPDLPPRLWWLGALGLWAGLCFLVLCLRKSHLNTLPLPPLRMSAQVVALTVVDTLAAATVIYVFLPESYTPFMTLYVAFLVAFAVGMISTVPGGVGPFELCLVTLLAPADPTPLLAACLGYRAIYYLAPALIAGACLIAPRKIATVTRSVLPESEASPHRAGLVEQGQLSVLTVPGGAALGRQTTNSELILFDPVGDASAFMEDRLTQARARFRRLVLYKFSGETARASRSLGFQTHRVGRAAVLDPAVFTLQGPDRAELRRKLRKAEKAGVKVVDGLPHWKHLHDIDATWQARNGAPLGFSMGRLNRRMVARQKIYTACLDAAPVAFVTFHHDGGRWTLDLMRSSDAAPDGTMHALIAHAAMDAKSKGIRCLSLCSVPFLIDGTAASWVERGFKWFYERQTFSKGLCRFKSSFAPDWRDEWIAAPSTASLMLGAFEIYRLIHEDTDPEDMHTLQDHYDLYEFASN from the coding sequence GTGTTCACTCACAACATGGACCCGGCGCGCAGGCGCCTTTGGCAGGGGCTGCGACAGGCCGGACTTGTAGCAGCATCCGGGGCGGCGCTTTGGCTGCTCGCCCGGGAATTGGCGGAGGTCGATCCGGCGGCGGTTCTCACGCTGGTGGCGCATTTCCCGCCGCTGGTCTGGGCAAGCGCTGCGCTGTTCACCGCGATCAGCCTGATGGCCGTGGGCGGCTATGATGTCGCCGTCGCGCGCTGGATGGGCCTGCCGCTGCGCCGCCGGGACGCGTTCGCGATTGGCTGGAAAGCCACTGCCATCGCGCAGACACTGGGCTTCGGGCTGTTCACCGGCGCGCTGGTGCGTTGGCGACTTTTGGGTCAAGAGAGCGGCCTAAACCTCTGGCAGGCAACGAAAATCACAATGACCGTGACCGCGTGTTTCTTCGGCGGCTGGGTGATCGTCGCGAGCATCGCCGCGCTCTGCGCTCCCGACCTGCCACCCCGCTTGTGGTGGCTGGGCGCTCTGGGCCTCTGGGCGGGCCTATGTTTTTTAGTCTTATGCCTGCGCAAGTCGCACCTGAACACGCTGCCTCTGCCGCCGCTGCGCATGTCGGCACAGGTGGTGGCGTTGACTGTTGTCGATACGCTAGCCGCGGCAACGGTGATTTATGTATTCCTGCCGGAAAGTTACACGCCATTCATGACGCTCTATGTCGCGTTTCTGGTGGCCTTTGCCGTCGGTATGATTTCGACGGTGCCGGGGGGCGTCGGCCCGTTCGAGCTGTGCCTCGTCACCCTGCTGGCCCCCGCCGATCCGACACCCCTTCTGGCGGCCTGTCTGGGGTATCGGGCGATCTACTACCTTGCACCGGCCCTGATCGCCGGGGCCTGCCTGATCGCGCCGCGCAAGATCGCGACCGTGACGCGCAGCGTCTTGCCGGAGTCCGAGGCATCGCCTCATCGCGCGGGTTTGGTGGAACAGGGTCAGCTGAGCGTGCTGACCGTACCGGGCGGCGCGGCCCTGGGGCGACAGACCACGAATTCAGAGCTGATCCTGTTCGACCCTGTCGGCGATGCCAGCGCCTTTATGGAGGATCGATTGACACAGGCGCGCGCGCGGTTTCGCAGGCTGGTCTTGTACAAATTCTCCGGCGAGACCGCGCGGGCCTCCCGTTCACTGGGGTTCCAGACCCACCGAGTGGGCCGCGCCGCGGTGCTGGACCCTGCGGTTTTCACCCTGCAGGGACCGGATCGCGCAGAGCTGCGGCGCAAACTGCGCAAGGCGGAAAAGGCGGGGGTGAAGGTGGTCGACGGTTTGCCGCATTGGAAGCATTTGCACGACATTGACGCCACATGGCAGGCGCGAAATGGAGCGCCGCTGGGGTTTTCCATGGGCCGGCTCAACCGCCGCATGGTGGCGCGGCAAAAGATCTATACGGCATGCCTTGATGCTGCTCCCGTGGCTTTTGTCACCTTCCATCACGACGGCGGACGCTGGACGCTGGATCTGATGCGCAGCAGCGACGCCGCGCCGGATGGTACGATGCATGCGCTGATCGCCCACGCCGCGATGGACGCAAAATCCAAAGGGATCAGATGCTTATCGCTGTGCTCTGTGCCCTTTCTGATCGATGGGACAGCTGCCAGCTGGGTCGAGCGAGGTTTTAAATGGTTTTATGAAAGGCAGACATTTTCCAAGGGCCTCTGCCGCTTCAAATCGAGCTTCGCGCCGGACTGGCGCGACGAGTGGATCGCGGCCCCGTCCACCGCGAGCCTGATGCTGGGTGCGTTCGAGATCTATCGGCTGATCCACGAGGACACGGACCCGGAAGACATGCACACGCTTCAAGATCATTATGATCTTTATGAATTTGCTTCAAATTAG
- a CDS encoding DUF1476 domain-containing protein, whose amino-acid sequence MTNFKDREDAFENKFAHDAEMQFKAEARRNKLLGLWAAELMGKDGDAAADYAKEVVRADFEEAGDEDVFRKVSGDLGDKASEADIRAKMAELMAAAKAQIMEEI is encoded by the coding sequence ATGACCAACTTCAAGGACCGCGAAGACGCATTTGAAAACAAATTCGCCCATGACGCGGAAATGCAGTTCAAGGCGGAAGCGCGCCGCAACAAGCTCTTGGGCCTGTGGGCGGCAGAGCTGATGGGCAAGGACGGCGACGCCGCTGCCGATTACGCCAAAGAGGTCGTGCGCGCCGATTTCGAGGAAGCCGGCGACGAGGACGTCTTCCGCAAGGTCTCCGGCGATCTGGGCGACAAGGCGAGCGAGGCCGACATCCGCGCCAAGATGGCCGAGCTGATGGCCGCGGCCAAAGCGCAGATCATGGAAGAGATCTGA
- the purC gene encoding phosphoribosylaminoimidazolesuccinocarboxamide synthase has protein sequence MARRKKIYEGKAKTLYEGPEPGTLVQYFKDDATAFNAEKRDVIEGKGVLNNRLSEFFMTGLGAIGVPTHFIKRLNMREQLIRAVEIIPLEVIVRNYAAGSMAKRIGMEEGTMLPRPIVEFSYKDDSLGDPLVPEEYIIALGWASQQDLDDIVALALRVNDFMSGVMYGVGIKLIDFKIEIGRQYEGDFQRLIVADEISPDSCRLWDMETGQKLDKDVFRRDLGNLADAYTEVARRLGVLPTNTAPMGKPTLIN, from the coding sequence ATGGCCCGTCGCAAGAAGATTTACGAAGGCAAGGCAAAGACCCTGTACGAGGGCCCGGAGCCCGGCACGCTGGTGCAGTATTTCAAGGACGACGCCACCGCCTTCAACGCCGAGAAGCGCGACGTGATCGAGGGCAAAGGCGTGTTGAACAACCGCCTGTCGGAATTCTTCATGACCGGTCTGGGCGCCATCGGCGTGCCCACCCATTTCATCAAGCGGCTCAACATGCGCGAGCAGCTGATCCGCGCGGTCGAGATCATCCCGCTGGAGGTGATCGTGCGCAACTATGCGGCCGGCTCGATGGCCAAGCGCATCGGAATGGAAGAGGGTACGATGCTGCCGCGCCCCATCGTGGAATTCTCCTACAAGGATGACAGCCTCGGCGATCCGCTGGTGCCCGAGGAATACATCATCGCCCTTGGCTGGGCCTCGCAGCAGGACCTCGACGACATCGTGGCGCTGGCGCTTCGGGTCAATGATTTCATGTCCGGCGTCATGTACGGGGTGGGCATCAAGCTGATCGACTTCAAGATCGAGATCGGGCGGCAATACGAGGGCGATTTCCAACGCCTGATCGTCGCCGACGAGATCAGCCCCGACAGCTGCCGCCTGTGGGACATGGAAACCGGCCAGAAGCTCGACAAGGACGTGTTCCGCCGTGATCTCGGCAATCTGGCCGATGCCTACACGGAGGTTGCGCGCAGGCTTGGGGTGCTGCCCACGAACACCGCGCCGATGGGCAAGCCCACGTTGATAAATTAG
- the purS gene encoding phosphoribosylformylglycinamidine synthase subunit PurS, with amino-acid sequence MKARVHIMLKNGVLDPQGEAVRHALGTLGFDGVEGVRQGKVIELDLADGTSEETVKQMCEKLLANTVIESYAIEMA; translated from the coding sequence ATGAAGGCTCGGGTTCACATCATGCTCAAGAACGGGGTGCTCGACCCCCAGGGCGAGGCGGTACGCCATGCGCTCGGCACGCTGGGCTTTGACGGCGTCGAGGGCGTGCGTCAGGGCAAGGTGATCGAGCTGGACCTCGCCGATGGTACCTCCGAGGAGACCGTGAAGCAGATGTGCGAGAAGCTGCTCGCCAACACGGTGATCGAAAGCTACGCGATCGAGATGGCCTGA
- a CDS encoding zinc-dependent alcohol dehydrogenase family protein: MRAAVLRSYNAPLSIEDVPEPSCPDDGVVLKTMACGVCRSDWHGWVGEHPRVKPGQIGGHEYCGEVIEVGANATYKVGDKLIAPFILACGTCPNCRQGDQNTCADQRLPGFIEPGAFAEYVAVPRDHNLARLPVSLSPTVAAGLGCRVTTAWHALTGRAALQPGEWLAVHGTGGIGLSCLLLGVAMGARVVVVDIVEEKLTHAKGLGAEAAVNATGGDTAAQIKEITGGGAHLSVEALGLPVTTNASIECLRPLGRHVQVGMPVGHTATMEINMSAVYLGNLALYGTRGMPSWKYPSLLALIETGRIDMSPLIAREIGLSGVSDELAAFNGPTPPGVAVITDFLS, translated from the coding sequence ATGCGCGCGGCAGTCCTGCGCAGCTACAACGCGCCCCTGTCGATCGAGGACGTGCCAGAGCCGTCCTGCCCGGACGACGGCGTGGTGCTCAAGACCATGGCCTGCGGTGTCTGCCGCTCCGACTGGCACGGCTGGGTCGGGGAGCATCCCCGCGTAAAGCCCGGTCAGATCGGCGGGCATGAATATTGCGGCGAAGTGATCGAAGTAGGCGCGAATGCCACCTACAAGGTCGGCGACAAGCTGATCGCGCCGTTCATTCTGGCCTGCGGGACCTGTCCGAACTGCCGCCAGGGCGACCAGAACACCTGCGCAGACCAGCGACTGCCGGGCTTCATCGAGCCGGGCGCGTTTGCCGAATACGTGGCCGTGCCGCGCGATCACAACCTTGCACGCCTGCCGGTAAGCCTGTCGCCCACCGTGGCCGCGGGGCTGGGATGCCGCGTCACCACCGCCTGGCACGCCCTGACGGGCCGCGCGGCGTTGCAGCCGGGCGAGTGGCTCGCCGTCCATGGCACGGGCGGCATCGGCCTGTCGTGTCTGCTGCTGGGCGTCGCCATGGGCGCGCGCGTCGTGGTCGTTGATATCGTCGAGGAAAAACTGACCCACGCCAAGGGCTTGGGGGCCGAAGCTGCGGTGAATGCGACCGGTGGCGACACCGCCGCGCAGATCAAGGAAATCACCGGCGGCGGCGCGCATCTCTCGGTCGAGGCGCTTGGCCTGCCGGTCACCACCAACGCTTCCATCGAGTGCCTGCGCCCGCTGGGCCGCCACGTGCAGGTGGGCATGCCCGTCGGCCACACGGCGACGATGGAGATCAACATGAGCGCGGTCTACTTGGGCAATCTGGCGCTCTATGGCACGCGCGGCATGCCGTCGTGGAAATACCCCAGCCTGCTGGCGCTGATCGAGACCGGGCGCATCGACATGTCGCCGCTCATCGCGCGCGAAATCGGGCTCTCCGGCGTCTCGGACGAGCTGGCCGCCTTCAACGGGCCGACGCCGCCGGGCGTGGCCGTCATCACTGATTTTCTGAGCTAA
- the purQ gene encoding phosphoribosylformylglycinamidine synthase subunit PurQ, translating into MKAAVIVFPGSNCDRDLAEGFRAQGFDTHMVWHKDTSLPAGLDIIGIPGGFSFGDYLRCGAIAAQSPICRAVVDFAHKGGHVLGFCNGFQVLCETGLLPGVLMRNAGLKFVCRQQVLKVETSDSAFTSSYNSGDAITIPIAHHDGNFSADADLVARLRGEDRVAFTYVDNPNGSAGDIAGILSENRRVLGMMPHPERACEPAHGGTDGQGVFRSLAGALELA; encoded by the coding sequence ATGAAAGCCGCTGTCATCGTCTTCCCCGGCTCGAACTGCGACCGGGATCTGGCCGAAGGGTTCCGCGCCCAAGGGTTCGACACCCACATGGTCTGGCATAAGGACACGTCCTTGCCCGCGGGCCTCGATATCATCGGCATCCCCGGCGGCTTCTCCTTCGGGGATTACCTGCGCTGCGGGGCGATCGCCGCGCAGTCGCCGATCTGCCGCGCCGTGGTCGATTTCGCTCACAAGGGCGGACATGTGCTGGGCTTTTGCAATGGCTTCCAGGTGCTGTGCGAAACCGGCCTTCTGCCGGGGGTTCTGATGCGCAATGCAGGGCTGAAATTCGTGTGCCGCCAGCAGGTGCTCAAGGTCGAAACCTCCGACAGCGCGTTCACGTCGAGCTACAATTCCGGCGATGCAATCACTATTCCCATTGCCCACCATGATGGGAACTTTTCCGCCGACGCCGATTTGGTGGCCCGTTTGCGCGGCGAGGATCGCGTGGCGTTTACCTATGTCGACAACCCCAATGGCTCTGCCGGGGACATCGCGGGAATTTTAAGTGAAAACCGCCGTGTATTGGGCATGATGCCCCACCCGGAGCGCGCCTGCGAGCCCGCCCATGGGGGCACGGATGGGCAGGGGGTGTTCCGCTCGCTGGCAGGGGCGCTCGAACTGGCGTAA